TACTACCGCCCCATATAGTCCTGAAACGAAGTGTCAGATATCCATCTTCAGCGATAGTTACCCAATCATTCACAATCTCTACAGGGTCTGTGCCATATACCTCATCATTTTCTTCCCCTAAATCCGGTGCAATAGGCTTGGTCAGGATACTGTCTATCCAGTTTATATGCACGGCTTTCGTGTAGTCGCCACTGGGTTCATTCACTTCACTGTAATTCACCAAGGCTCTGACTTCTTTGTCTCCGAAAGGAGAAGTTTTTACATTGGTTGGCAATAAGGTCGTCTTATCATCCAACTGCAAGAAGAATGCATCGTCGGCAGCGCCCTTCACTGTTACAAGAGCATTAGGATACCTCAAATAATAGGCATTGTTATCATCATCGTCCAAACAGGACTGCAAACCTATAGTACAAACTATGGCCCCAACAAATAAAAGTGTTTTATTAAATACAGAATTAATTTTCATAGTGTGGTTCCTCCTATTAAACATTTAAAATAACTTTTCTACGTTATAGAAATGAGATATTGAGGAAAAGACTGCATGGCATTTTGTTAATTATGCTCAAATAGAATTAGCAAAGTTAATTAGAACAACATATATATCTGATTATCAGCAGATAGCATTTACATCTCATTTACCCAATAATGTAAAAGCATTTACCCCAGGATGTAACGCCCTTTACTCCTTATTGTAACGCTCTTTACCGCGGTATGTAACGACCTTTACCGCGGCGTGTAAATGGAGTTACCGTGTGGAGTTAACAAAGGTTGTTAATCAATAACTGTATATTTCCCACTTTGCATTCGTTGTGCCACCATCCGAATGACCCATACCGCACCTAATATATGATCCGTATGAGCATGAGTCACAAACATATCGTGAATACGTTCAATGGCGATACCGGCTTTCTCTAACTGAACCAATATCCCATTCCCTCCATCGGCATCCACGAGGAGCACATTTTCAGTTGTCAGGATTGCGAAACAAGTATTATAGCATCGGGTAACGCCTGCATTACCTGTACCTAACATAATAATCTGAGTATCCTTCATCTTCTTAATTCTATAATTACGAAATCTGAGCCACAAAGATAAACAGAATATGCCATTCTATAAGGAGAGAGCAAAGCTCTCCTCATAAAATGGCATATTTATAACAGTATAGTGAAAGTATGTGACTACTTACTGAAATCTCTTGGAGCCGGAACAGGCGGCAATGGCTTACGATCCTGCAATTCTTTCATCACTTCTTCGATAGCCTTATTGAGCTGTTCGTCTTCACCGTTCCATTCCTTCACCGGATCGTTATCAATCAAGATATCCGGATCGACGCCATGATTTTCAATAATCCACTGGCCTGTTTTCGCATCATAACTGGTGAAGAAAGGAACACGGATATCCGTACCATCCATATAAGGCAACGGTCCGCTGATACCTACAATACCACCCCAGGTGCGGGTACCGATTAGTTTACCAAGCCCCAATGCACGGAAGCCCCACGGGAAGAGATCACCATCAGAAGCAGAATATTTATTAATCAAACAAACCTTCGGCCCTACTTGCACAGCATCGGGTATAGTGCCGACATGCTTCGTACCACGTCCCATCGTCAAGCGGTAAGGTTCGCGAGACAAACGTTCCAGAATCATAGGAGATACATTACCGCCACCATTAGCACGGTCGTCTATAATCAGACCTTCCTTGTCGAGCTGCGGATAGAAATAACGGGAGAACTCGTTCAGACCTTCCGGACCCATATCAGGGATATAGATATAACCGATACGTCCATTGGATGCCTTTTCCACCTTCTTCAGGTTATTCTGTACCCAATTATAATGATAAAGAGGATATTCATTTTCCAGCGGACTGATGACAATCTTTCTTGCACCTGCCAATTGCGGTTTGCTGTTCAGCGAGATTTCTGTCGGCACATCAGCCTTTCCTACCAGTAAAGCATAGATATTCTTCACCGTATTCGTAGGTATACCGTCAATGGCAACAATGTATTCCCCGGCCTTAGCCTCAATCCCCGGTTCAGTAAGCGGAGAGCGCAGTTCCTTACTCCAGGAAGCACCGGGAAGTATCTTGTCCAAACGGAAGAAACCACTCTTATCTGCCGATATCTCAGCACCCAGCAAACCAGTCTTGATACGTGCCGGTTTATCCGTTTCACCCGGATTGACGTATGCGTGTCCGCAGTTAAGCTCACCAATCATCTCTCCAATGATATAGTTCAGGTCGAGACGTGTCTTTGCATAAGGCAGCAGAACAGAATATTTCTGTTTGATTGCTTTCCAATCCACACCATGCATATTCTCCAGATAAAAACCATCACGATAAGCACGCCAAGCCTCATCAAAGATCTGTGCCCATTCCTTGGGGTAATCTATCGTAATGGACATGTTATCCATATTGACAGGCGTACTCAGATTAGCCGCTCCTTCCGGTATAGCGGTTACATAAAGCTTGTTGTCCTTGTAGAACAAAGCCTTTTGACTACCCGGAGTAACCGTCATCATAGC
This window of the Bacteroides intestinalis DSM 17393 genome carries:
- a CDS encoding NigD1/NigD2 family lipoprotein, translating into MKINSVFNKTLLFVGAIVCTIGLQSCLDDDDNNAYYLRYPNALVTVKGAADDAFFLQLDDKTTLLPTNVKTSPFGDKEVRALVNYSEVNEPSGDYTKAVHINWIDSILTKPIAPDLGEENDEVYGTDPVEIVNDWVTIAEDGYLTLRFRTIWGGSKKHFVNLLLGQNLENPYEVEFRHNAYGDTYGSEGDGLVAFKLDELPDTEGKTVKLKLKWKSFSGEKSAEFDYCTRKAVTPSAAAITAVRSTLELR